In Synechococcus sp. PCC 6312, one genomic interval encodes:
- a CDS encoding bifunctional oligoribonuclease/PAP phosphatase NrnA, with protein MQSSTLDVSDLIESDVILSTPVSPPDVNQPTPTHGHGNGTMMVNGNGLPLTPTPVRPIERPTDQRIEALKQVLEHHRQSRLLVILQDFPDPDALSSAWALKMIAEKYEIQCDIAYAGALSHQENITLVRLTNLPLIRWNPQARGKDQRDISIYQGYILVDNQGTTSQLLAIAKQANLPAIAIIDHHALQDNLTAEFTDIRPNIRATATILTQYLQAGLLQLDSSKTDHVKCATALMHGLRSDTDCLKQAREEDFLAAAYLSKFCDCQLLNTVLLSHRSKQVMDVIERSLKNRSIHNNFLIAGVGYLRYEDRDAIPQAADFLVTEENVHTAVVYGLVHDEDEEVELIVGSLRTTKITLDPDEFIKEAFGQDSQGRFFGGGRSQAGGFEIPVGFLAGLNANPEYAKLKWNVYDTQIKQKLLHLVNPKNNVLHTTE; from the coding sequence ATGCAAAGCAGCACCTTGGATGTCTCAGACCTAATCGAATCAGATGTAATCCTATCCACTCCAGTCAGTCCACCGGACGTTAACCAACCGACCCCAACCCATGGTCATGGCAACGGGACGATGATGGTTAATGGTAACGGTCTTCCCCTCACCCCCACCCCAGTTCGCCCCATTGAACGCCCCACAGATCAGCGAATTGAAGCCTTAAAGCAAGTTTTAGAGCATCATCGGCAGTCACGGTTATTAGTCATTCTCCAAGACTTTCCTGATCCCGATGCCCTCTCCTCGGCCTGGGCCCTCAAAATGATTGCCGAAAAGTATGAAATTCAATGTGATATCGCCTATGCCGGAGCCTTAAGCCATCAGGAAAATATCACTTTAGTTCGCTTAACCAACTTGCCCCTGATTCGCTGGAATCCCCAGGCCAGGGGTAAGGATCAACGGGACATTAGTATCTATCAAGGCTACATTTTGGTGGATAACCAAGGCACAACCAGTCAACTTTTAGCCATTGCCAAGCAAGCTAACCTACCCGCCATTGCGATCATTGATCATCATGCCCTCCAAGACAATCTCACGGCTGAATTTACGGATATTCGTCCAAACATTCGGGCCACAGCTACGATCCTCACCCAATACCTCCAGGCCGGGCTACTGCAACTGGATAGTAGTAAAACCGACCATGTCAAATGTGCCACCGCTTTAATGCATGGATTGCGCTCAGATACCGATTGTTTAAAGCAGGCCCGCGAAGAAGATTTTCTCGCCGCTGCCTATTTGAGCAAGTTTTGTGATTGCCAATTGCTAAATACGGTATTACTATCCCATCGTTCCAAGCAGGTCATGGATGTGATTGAACGATCCTTAAAAAATCGCTCGATTCACAATAATTTTCTGATTGCAGGTGTGGGCTATCTACGCTACGAAGACCGGGATGCCATTCCCCAAGCTGCCGACTTCCTCGTGACTGAGGAGAATGTTCATACCGCCGTAGTCTATGGCCTGGTGCATGACGAAGATGAAGAAGTGGAGTTAATCGTGGGTTCCTTGCGGACAACTAAAATTACCCTAGATCCCGATGAATTTATTAAAGAAGCCTTTGGCCAAGATAGTCAGGGTCGCTTCTTTGGCGGGGGACGTTCCCAGGCCGGCGGGTTTGAAATTCCGGTGGGCTTTTTGGCCGGCCTCAATGCTAATCCCGAATATGCCAAGCTGAAGTGGAATGTTTACGACACCCAAATCAAACAAAAACTTCTACATCTAGTGAATCCTAAAAATAACGTTCTCCATACGACTGAATAG
- a CDS encoding ChaN family lipoprotein: MSPSLSRRFSPQAWGQFLLVLLLWWPSYPVWAAPTATPVIETIKGSRDPNFQQWVKQLSQAQVIYLGETHNRPTDHQAQMEIIQALLPKKRGIALGLEMFQRPFQGVLDRYLAGQLTEVQLQEESEYAQRWGFPWSFYAPVLRLAKEHQLPLLALNTPTEITRQVARNGLESLTATDFTYIPPLEEIDLTNQAYRERLGEIFQAHHQGQSNSQDFEKFFQAQVLWDETMATVIANYVKQHPQKTLVVLVGQGHLLYGDGIPQRVQRRLSAMPQFQQVTVLLNADPGLAWQLGGGQPVADVLWYSP; this comes from the coding sequence ATGTCCCCTTCTTTATCACGCCGTTTTTCCCCCCAGGCCTGGGGCCAATTCCTGCTTGTCCTGCTCCTTTGGTGGCCAAGTTATCCGGTTTGGGCCGCTCCCACAGCAACTCCAGTGATCGAAACCATCAAAGGCAGCCGCGATCCAAATTTTCAACAATGGGTTAAACAACTGTCCCAGGCCCAGGTCATTTATTTGGGAGAAACCCACAACCGCCCCACCGATCATCAAGCTCAAATGGAGATTATCCAAGCCCTATTGCCAAAAAAGCGAGGGATTGCCCTGGGCCTGGAGATGTTTCAGCGTCCCTTCCAAGGGGTTTTGGATCGCTATCTGGCCGGTCAACTCACCGAGGTACAACTTCAGGAGGAGAGTGAGTATGCTCAACGCTGGGGATTTCCCTGGTCATTTTACGCGCCCGTTCTACGGTTGGCCAAAGAACATCAACTCCCTCTGCTGGCCTTGAATACCCCAACAGAAATCACCCGCCAAGTGGCCCGGAATGGGTTGGAGAGTTTAACTGCTACCGATTTTACCTATATTCCCCCCTTAGAGGAGATTGATCTGACTAACCAGGCCTATCGTGAACGCCTCGGCGAGATTTTTCAGGCCCACCACCAAGGTCAAAGTAACAGCCAAGATTTTGAGAAATTTTTCCAGGCCCAAGTCCTCTGGGATGAAACAATGGCAACTGTGATTGCAAATTATGTTAAACAACATCCCCAGAAAACCTTGGTCGTTTTAGTGGGTCAGGGACATCTGCTTTACGGTGATGGCATTCCCCAACGGGTTCAACGGCGGTTATCGGCCATGCCCCAATTCCAGCAAGTTACGGTGCTGCTTAATGCTGATCCGGGCCTGGCCTGGCAATTGGGCGGAGGACAACCTGTAGCGGATGTGCTTTGGTATTCCCCGTGA
- the wecB gene encoding non-hydrolyzing UDP-N-acetylglucosamine 2-epimerase produces the protein MSTMPICITLGTRPEAIKLAPVIQAFRQQPDFTTQVVLTGQHREMVEQVMALFNLAADQDLEIMQPKQTLTEITCRSLQGLGKLYQEHQPKLVIVQGDTTTAFAATLAAFYQQIPVGHVEAGLRTDNLFNPYPEEANRRLISQLAELHFAPTGLAVKNLQRSGVTGAIHHTGNTVIDALLQVAGKNPDCPIPGLAWENYRVILATVHRRENWGAPLTDIAAGFLGILENFPDTALLLPLHRNPTVREPLQAALGDHPRVFLTEPLDYTQLVAAIQRCYLLLTDSGGLQEEAPSLGKPVLVLRETTERPEAVSAGTAKLVGTNPETIQSAAAQLLSDPVAYGAMANAINPFGDGKAAGRIVEITRNFLQSDVAP, from the coding sequence ATGTCAACCATGCCAATCTGTATTACCTTGGGAACTCGGCCGGAAGCGATTAAGCTGGCCCCAGTGATTCAAGCCTTTCGGCAGCAACCCGACTTTACGACCCAAGTGGTTTTGACTGGGCAACATCGGGAAATGGTCGAACAGGTGATGGCGTTGTTTAATTTGGCCGCCGACCAGGACTTAGAGATTATGCAGCCGAAACAAACCTTGACAGAAATTACCTGTCGCAGCTTGCAGGGCTTAGGAAAACTCTACCAAGAGCATCAACCCAAACTGGTGATTGTGCAAGGGGATACAACAACGGCCTTTGCCGCGACCTTGGCTGCTTTTTATCAGCAAATTCCGGTGGGTCACGTGGAGGCCGGTCTGCGTACGGATAATTTGTTCAATCCCTACCCAGAAGAAGCCAATCGCCGCTTAATTTCCCAATTGGCCGAATTACATTTTGCCCCCACAGGCCTGGCAGTCAAAAATCTGCAGCGGTCAGGGGTGACAGGGGCCATTCATCACACGGGCAATACGGTCATTGATGCTCTATTACAGGTGGCCGGGAAAAATCCTGATTGTCCAATTCCAGGCCTGGCCTGGGAAAACTATCGGGTTATTTTGGCCACTGTCCATCGGCGGGAAAATTGGGGCGCACCCTTGACTGATATTGCCGCCGGATTTTTAGGCATTCTTGAAAACTTTCCCGATACGGCTCTGTTGCTACCCCTCCATCGTAATCCGACTGTGCGCGAACCCCTCCAAGCAGCCCTTGGTGATCATCCTCGCGTCTTTTTAACTGAGCCATTGGACTATACCCAACTGGTCGCAGCCATTCAACGCTGTTATTTACTCCTTACAGATTCCGGCGGTCTCCAAGAAGAAGCCCCCAGCCTCGGAAAACCTGTTTTAGTCCTGCGGGAAACCACAGAGCGGCCAGAAGCTGTCTCAGCCGGAACGGCGAAATTGGTGGGAACGAACCCAGAAACCATCCAATCTGCGGCGGCCCAACTCTTAAGTGATCCAGTGGCTTATGGGGCAATGGCCAATGCAATTAACCCCTTTGGTGATGGAAAAGCGGCCGGGCGGATTGTTGAGATTACGCGTAACTTTTTGCAGTCAGATGTAGCTCCTTAG
- a CDS encoding iron-sulfur cluster assembly accessory protein, protein MTTETITKPATQPQKGILMTDSALAHVLELRAKQGRDLCLRVGVRGGGCSGMSYTMDFEDPSNIRPDDEVYDYDGFQVVSDPKSMLYIYGLVLDYSNALIGGGFKFTNPNASQTCGCGTSFAT, encoded by the coding sequence ATGACTACCGAAACTATAACTAAACCGGCAACCCAACCCCAAAAGGGAATTCTGATGACGGATTCCGCCCTTGCCCATGTCCTCGAATTACGGGCAAAACAGGGACGGGATTTATGTTTACGGGTGGGAGTCCGTGGAGGGGGTTGCTCAGGGATGTCCTACACGATGGATTTTGAAGACCCCAGCAATATCCGCCCCGATGATGAAGTCTATGACTACGATGGCTTCCAAGTGGTCTCGGATCCGAAAAGTATGCTCTACATCTATGGCCTAGTACTGGATTATAGTAACGCCCTGATTGGGGGTGGGTTCAAGTTTACCAATCCCAATGCCAGTCAAACCTGTGGTTGTGGGACATCCTTTGCGACTTAA
- the nrdJ gene encoding ribonucleoside-triphosphate reductase, adenosylcobalamin-dependent: MVQNLPRPVSGTFPATAPAAYPVFYRTYSRRNEEGTRESWLEVSQRTLTGLQELGQLTDAEVALIAQMQQELKALTSGRWLWVGGTDWVKKPENFSGGYNCTSTNVVDWRAFGLMMDLAMQGCGTGAVLEDKYIQQLPAIRNPITVAVIGDIGKTPAAERHELTQVEINGNQVNVKVGDSRQGWVKSYQILLETSTNPQFTGPVHFVVDISDIRPTGESLKGFGGVANPVKLPEMYQRCANILNKAVGRQLNSVESCLLIDEAAVVVVAGNVRRSAGMRQGGNNDPEFTAAKQNLWQQDENGNWRIDPERDSLRMANHTRVFHRKPNLEETTAAVRQQYYSGEGAIQWAGEAVARANADLLTTPELKKAFIQAYDQGQAKEFLKNLAPDQAPQELEHRIGRYGLNPCVTAETWIHTGEGPRQVKDLIGHQHSTYVNGELFSTTPDGFFLTGIKPVVKLQTKAGFSLRLTPNHQVLKVTAQTQKKQYSEWVEVGELQPGDRILLHNHREIQPWDGDGTRAEGWLLGSLLGDGSLAKTQWHDVGILHYWQGSRLEMSNYARELLTASVGYETRVTVAHEHKTLNHRVINSTGLAQLAAKFGLKPVHKTITPAIEQASYEFYQGFLQGLFDADGSVQGSQVKGVSVRLAQSNLETLQAVQRMLARLGIIATIYQNRRPEGLRLLPNSQRQTSLYHCQAQHELVISQDNLPHFQELIGFQEPAKQAKLQQLLSGYQRQLNRERFAVVVEAVIPDGEAPVYDCSVPGPNRFDANGLVAHNCGEIIGADFHCVAGQTLLITRDGMYPIQNLVGQSVEIWNGQRWSSVTPFLTGQDRQLYRVKFSDGTFLDVTEKHRFFAKHRFAQDYEELTTLELAEKVKISPYKLHTEPFKIAYDTGRFVEPTWAYTLGQLVGDGSVCQSHGKPQLQLRLYGHKRHQELAIAGRTTGEKRYYTESKEVPCLLYTGFQNQFDPGQVRALKDTAAAFDPIASWDRESILSFIAGLADADGSEVPSGGIRIYISDYDRAYRVYLLLLKCGIRSSVNLVQKAETKTNLGVRKKDLWYLQVTDCAAIPCQRLNTSRGHQPKAKGKHQVIQSVELLPGRHDTFCFNEPEFHKGVFGGTLTGQCNLAEVHLNQIAPNDLESQEKAFKAGALSVAALLNHQFQEPRYRYSREIDPIVGVSFTGLFDFFVQALGVEWLNWWTAGRPDTVQGLDFKEQEATYLKRWRDIVHQTVWDYCDRHGLRRPNRCTTVQPAGTKSLLTGASPGWHPPKAQRFIRRITFRKNDPVALACYDYGYNVIPSQSDKDETGNLLNDPFDPRCSEWLVEIPVAVAWADVPGADQIDISQFSALAQFDFYMQVQTHYTRHNTSATIELRENEVEPLAAAIHQAIEQDHGYISAALLARFDDLQTFPRLPFEPIDKARYDTEVVAVRQRRRTEDFYGALQRYTQPAMEAGPAGCDSDKCMMPETKPAN; encoded by the coding sequence ATGGTGCAAAATCTTCCTCGGCCTGTTTCCGGTACATTTCCCGCTACCGCCCCAGCTGCCTACCCCGTGTTTTATCGCACCTATAGCCGCCGCAATGAAGAAGGAACTAGGGAAAGCTGGCTAGAAGTCTCTCAACGTACCTTGACGGGTTTACAAGAATTAGGCCAATTGACCGATGCCGAAGTGGCCCTGATCGCGCAAATGCAGCAGGAACTCAAGGCCTTAACCTCAGGCCGCTGGCTTTGGGTGGGCGGGACAGATTGGGTCAAGAAACCGGAAAACTTTTCTGGGGGCTATAACTGCACCAGCACTAATGTCGTTGACTGGCGGGCCTTTGGCCTGATGATGGACTTGGCCATGCAGGGCTGTGGGACTGGGGCTGTTCTCGAAGACAAATATATTCAGCAACTCCCAGCGATTCGGAATCCGATCACGGTGGCAGTCATCGGTGACATTGGCAAAACTCCTGCGGCCGAACGCCATGAACTAACCCAGGTTGAAATTAATGGGAATCAAGTCAACGTCAAAGTGGGAGATAGTCGCCAAGGTTGGGTCAAGTCCTATCAAATCCTCCTAGAAACTTCTACAAATCCACAATTTACTGGCCCGGTTCATTTTGTCGTGGACATTTCCGATATTCGGCCCACAGGGGAATCCCTCAAAGGCTTTGGTGGTGTGGCGAATCCGGTCAAACTCCCCGAAATGTATCAACGCTGTGCCAATATCCTCAACAAAGCTGTGGGGCGGCAACTTAATTCGGTCGAGTCTTGTTTACTGATTGATGAAGCGGCTGTCGTGGTGGTGGCCGGTAATGTGAGGCGTTCAGCGGGGATGCGTCAGGGCGGGAATAATGATCCTGAATTTACGGCAGCCAAACAAAATCTCTGGCAACAGGACGAAAACGGCAACTGGCGCATTGATCCTGAGCGCGACTCTTTGCGGATGGCCAACCATACCCGTGTCTTTCACCGCAAACCGAATTTAGAAGAAACCACTGCGGCGGTACGGCAACAATACTATTCCGGGGAAGGGGCAATTCAGTGGGCCGGGGAAGCGGTGGCGCGGGCTAATGCCGATTTACTCACAACACCGGAACTGAAAAAAGCTTTTATCCAGGCCTACGATCAAGGGCAAGCTAAAGAATTCCTCAAAAATTTAGCCCCCGATCAAGCACCACAAGAACTGGAACATCGGATTGGGCGTTATGGCTTAAATCCTTGTGTCACAGCCGAAACCTGGATTCATACGGGCGAGGGGCCACGGCAAGTCAAGGATTTAATTGGACATCAACACAGCACCTATGTCAATGGCGAACTCTTCAGCACCACACCGGACGGCTTCTTTTTGACGGGGATTAAACCTGTTGTCAAACTCCAAACCAAAGCCGGATTCTCATTACGGCTCACTCCCAATCACCAAGTCCTGAAAGTTACGGCCCAGACCCAGAAAAAGCAATATAGCGAATGGGTGGAAGTTGGCGAGTTACAACCAGGTGATCGGATTTTGCTCCACAACCATCGGGAGATTCAACCTTGGGATGGGGATGGTACACGGGCAGAAGGTTGGCTGTTGGGAAGTTTATTGGGCGATGGTAGTTTAGCCAAAACTCAATGGCATGATGTCGGTATTCTCCACTATTGGCAAGGCTCGCGCCTGGAGATGAGTAACTATGCTCGGGAATTATTAACGGCTTCTGTTGGCTATGAAACTCGCGTTACTGTGGCCCATGAACACAAAACCCTGAACCATCGGGTAATTAACTCCACAGGCCTGGCCCAGTTGGCAGCAAAATTTGGCTTAAAACCTGTCCATAAAACTATTACCCCGGCGATTGAACAGGCCAGCTATGAGTTTTATCAAGGCTTTTTACAGGGCTTGTTCGATGCCGATGGTAGTGTCCAAGGCAGTCAAGTTAAGGGTGTGAGTGTTCGCCTGGCCCAAAGCAACCTCGAAACCCTCCAGGCCGTGCAGCGAATGTTAGCCCGTTTGGGAATTATTGCCACCATCTATCAAAATCGGCGACCAGAAGGCTTACGGTTACTACCCAACAGTCAGCGGCAAACGAGTCTCTATCACTGCCAGGCCCAGCACGAGTTAGTGATTAGCCAAGATAATTTACCCCATTTTCAAGAGCTAATCGGATTCCAAGAGCCAGCTAAGCAGGCCAAACTCCAGCAACTTTTGAGTGGCTATCAACGGCAACTGAATCGGGAACGGTTTGCAGTGGTTGTTGAGGCGGTGATTCCTGATGGAGAAGCTCCCGTTTACGACTGTTCTGTGCCTGGGCCGAATCGGTTTGATGCCAATGGCCTGGTGGCTCATAACTGCGGCGAAATTATCGGAGCGGATTTTCATTGTGTCGCTGGGCAAACCCTGTTAATCACCCGTGATGGGATGTATCCAATTCAGAACTTGGTCGGACAATCCGTAGAAATTTGGAATGGGCAACGCTGGAGTTCAGTCACACCGTTCTTAACGGGTCAGGATCGGCAACTCTATCGGGTCAAATTTAGTGATGGGACGTTCTTGGATGTCACTGAAAAACACCGCTTCTTTGCCAAACATCGGTTTGCTCAAGACTACGAAGAATTAACGACTCTAGAGCTTGCTGAAAAAGTTAAAATCAGTCCCTATAAACTCCACACCGAACCCTTCAAGATTGCCTATGATACGGGCAGATTTGTTGAACCGACTTGGGCTTATACTCTCGGTCAGCTAGTCGGCGATGGCTCAGTTTGTCAGTCTCATGGCAAGCCTCAATTACAACTCCGGCTGTATGGGCATAAGCGGCATCAAGAATTAGCAATTGCTGGCCGTACCACGGGGGAGAAACGCTACTATACCGAGTCGAAAGAAGTTCCCTGCTTACTCTATACCGGCTTTCAAAACCAATTTGACCCAGGCCAAGTCCGGGCATTAAAAGATACAGCGGCGGCGTTTGACCCCATTGCCAGTTGGGATCGTGAATCTATTCTGAGTTTTATCGCTGGCCTGGCCGATGCGGATGGCTCAGAGGTTCCCAGTGGTGGGATTCGGATTTATATTTCTGACTACGACCGAGCCTATCGGGTATATTTACTGCTTTTGAAGTGTGGGATTCGCAGTTCCGTCAATCTCGTCCAAAAAGCTGAGACCAAGACTAATTTGGGGGTTCGGAAAAAAGATCTCTGGTATCTCCAAGTGACCGATTGTGCCGCAATTCCCTGTCAACGGCTCAATACCTCGCGGGGGCATCAACCAAAAGCCAAAGGAAAACATCAGGTGATTCAGTCGGTGGAGTTACTCCCAGGCCGGCATGACACGTTTTGCTTCAATGAACCAGAGTTTCATAAAGGAGTATTTGGCGGCACGTTAACCGGACAATGCAACTTAGCCGAGGTTCACCTGAATCAAATTGCTCCTAACGATTTAGAATCCCAAGAAAAAGCCTTCAAAGCCGGGGCCTTATCCGTTGCTGCTTTGTTAAATCACCAGTTTCAGGAACCACGGTATCGCTACAGCCGGGAAATTGATCCGATTGTCGGGGTATCTTTTACCGGCCTGTTTGATTTCTTTGTCCAGGCCCTTGGTGTGGAATGGTTAAATTGGTGGACAGCCGGCCGGCCGGATACGGTGCAAGGTTTAGATTTCAAAGAACAAGAAGCAACCTATCTCAAGCGTTGGCGCGATATTGTCCATCAAACGGTGTGGGATTACTGTGATCGCCATGGATTACGCCGCCCCAATCGCTGTACAACCGTTCAACCCGCTGGCACAAAATCATTACTCACTGGTGCATCCCCTGGCTGGCATCCCCCCAAAGCCCAACGGTTCATTCGCCGGATTACGTTCCGCAAAAATGATCCCGTCGCCCTGGCCTGTTATGACTACGGCTACAACGTGATTCCTTCCCAATCGGATAAGGACGAAACCGGAAATCTCCTCAATGATCCCTTTGATCCTCGCTGTTCTGAGTGGCTCGTGGAAATTCCCGTGGCCGTGGCCTGGGCCGATGTCCCGGGAGCGGATCAGATTGATATTTCCCAATTTTCAGCCTTAGCGCAGTTTGATTTTTATATGCAGGTGCAAACCCACTACACCCGGCATAATACGTCCGCCACAATTGAACTGCGGGAAAATGAAGTCGAACCCCTCGCCGCCGCGATTCACCAGGCTATTGAACAGGATCACGGGTATATTTCCGCTGCCCTGTTAGCTCGGTTTGATGATTTGCAGACCTTTCCCCGTTTGCCCTTTGAACCAATCGATAAAGCTCGGTATGACACAGAAGTGGTGGCGGTACGACAACGGCGGCGGACAGAGGATTTTTATGGTGCTTTACAACGCTATACCCAACCGGCCATGGAAGCGGGCCCCGCAGGTTGTGATTCCGATAAGTGCATGATGCCGGAAACCAAGCCCGCAAACTAG
- a CDS encoding phosphoribulokinase gives MSTQPDRVVLIGVAGDSGCGKSTFLRRLTDLFGEDFLTVICLDDYHSLDRKQRKETGITALDPRANNFDLMYEQIKDLKNGKSIMKPIYNHETGLIDPPELIEPNHVIVLEGLHPLYDERVRGLLDFSVYLDISDEVKIAWKIKRDMAERGHTYEDVLASINARRPDFMAYIDPQKQYADVVIQILPTQLVKEEKIGNILRVRMLQRDGVQGFDPVYLFDEGSTISWIPCGRKLTCSYPGIRLAYGPDEYYGHSVSVLEVDGRFDRLDEVIYIESHLSNTSTKHYGEMTHLLLQHRDYPGSDNGTGLFQVLTGLKMRATYERLTATEVQAVQL, from the coding sequence ATGAGCACTCAGCCAGATCGTGTGGTTCTAATCGGCGTAGCTGGGGATTCCGGCTGTGGTAAATCAACATTTTTGCGCCGACTGACTGATCTGTTTGGCGAAGATTTCCTCACCGTAATCTGTTTAGATGACTATCACAGTCTAGATCGTAAACAACGGAAAGAGACGGGGATTACAGCCCTTGACCCGCGGGCTAACAACTTTGATTTGATGTATGAGCAGATCAAAGATTTGAAAAATGGCAAGTCAATCATGAAGCCAATTTACAACCATGAAACGGGCCTAATTGATCCGCCAGAGTTGATCGAACCCAATCACGTCATTGTTTTGGAAGGGTTACATCCCCTCTATGATGAACGGGTGCGCGGTCTTCTGGATTTCAGCGTTTATCTTGACATCAGTGATGAAGTTAAAATTGCCTGGAAAATCAAGCGGGATATGGCCGAGCGGGGCCACACCTATGAGGATGTTTTAGCCTCCATTAATGCCCGCCGTCCTGATTTTATGGCTTATATTGACCCCCAAAAGCAATATGCCGATGTGGTCATCCAAATTCTACCCACGCAACTCGTGAAAGAAGAGAAAATTGGCAATATTCTCCGGGTGCGGATGTTACAGCGAGATGGGGTGCAGGGCTTTGATCCGGTGTATCTGTTTGATGAAGGCTCCACTATTTCTTGGATTCCTTGTGGCCGGAAGCTGACCTGTTCCTATCCGGGAATTCGTTTAGCCTATGGGCCGGATGAATATTACGGTCATAGTGTTTCTGTTTTGGAAGTAGATGGTCGCTTTGACAGGTTAGATGAAGTCATTTACATCGAAAGCCATTTGAGCAATACCAGCACCAAGCACTATGGAGAAATGACCCATCTATTGCTACAACACCGGGATTATCCTGGCTCCGATAATGGAACGGGCTTATTCCAGGTCTTGACCGGTCTGAAAATGCGGGCCACCTACGAACGGCTAACAGCCACTGAAGTTCAAGCTGTTCAACTCTAA